From the Oceanobacillus kimchii X50 genome, the window TTGATGATTAAAATAATCTTAGCATCTCATATGAGGTGCTTTTTTCTATACCCAAAATCGGAGGTGGATGGTGAATGTAAATGAAATGGGATAATATTAAAAAAGAATGGGAAACCAGTAAGATTACTTTAAAAGATCTTGCTGCTAAATATGAGATAAAGCTAGGAACATTAAAGAGTAGAAAAAGTCGTGAAGGTTGGTCGAGGGAGGCAACTAAAAAGGATGCAACCAAAAGTAAAAAAGTTGCAACCAAAAAGAAGATCGGAGGACAACCGGGAAATAAAGGAAATCCTAATCCAACGCCTAAGTTTGCAAAACGCAACAGTTCAGCAGTCACGCATGGTCTATTTGCTAAATACCTACCTGATGAAACGATGGAAATAGTGAATGGAATGAACGATGTTTCTCCACTAGAAATATTATGGATGAACATACAAATGCAGTTTGCGTCGATTATGCGAGCTCAACAGATCATGTTTGTCCAAGATAAATATGAAATTACTAAAGAGGTAAAGAAAACCGAAACATCGGATGGAGAGAACTTCACAACTGAAAAGAATGAATGGGAGATACA encodes:
- the terS gene encoding phage terminase small subunit; this translates as MKWDNIKKEWETSKITLKDLAAKYEIKLGTLKSRKSREGWSREATKKDATKSKKVATKKKIGGQPGNKGNPNPTPKFAKRNSSAVTHGLFAKYLPDETMEIVNGMNDVSPLEILWMNIQMQFASIMRAQQIMFVQDKYEITKEVKKTETSDGENFTTEKNEWEIQFAWDKQANFLNSQSRAMGELRSMLKQFYELAEHDDKRLLEVERMQTAIDKTKKETEFIEERTKLLKGQKKDTGLLDALIEGRKRYEQAKD